Proteins encoded by one window of Nicotiana tabacum cultivar K326 chromosome 10, ASM71507v2, whole genome shotgun sequence:
- the LOC107802930 gene encoding uncharacterized protein LOC107802930 → MEAEAATTDVPVVQVSEKIECKDDPIKVPNGEAEGQKEHEESAFDGEFIKVEKEALDSKDDSHAAAETSPAEGKKSEGEHSSSISSASREYLEAQEKAKDLELELERVAGALKDIESENVKLKDELSLTKEKMQETDKKFEGLELDHKKLQEQIVEAESRYNTELKALQEALQAQELNSKDHVNVKEAFDRLSLEFESSKKKMEELEHELLTSAAEAKKFEELHKQSGSLAESETTRALEFERLLELSKQSAKEFEDQMASLQEELKGLNEKITENQKVEEALTCTASELSRVQGELEISKSQVQDIESKLASKEALIDELSQELDIRKASESQVKEDFSALELLLSSTKEDLQAKVSELEDIKLKLQEEADLKEQYDAKLKSQETQLSVSQEELAKLSTEKGALEAAVAELNNTVVQMKELCGDLEVKLQLSDENFSKADSLLSQALANSAELEQKLKSLEELHHESGNALTTANQKNVELEDMLQVSNTAVEEAKSLLGEMEKRCIAAEEKNVELEQQINLVELKSNDTKRELEQFSGKVSELNAILEKTLEERKQLDTKLQEFEEKIAHLDSELVKSTARNLELEAELKTVAEKCTEHEGRANITDQRSRELEDLMLVSHSKVDEAGKKVSDLELLLETEKYRIQELEEQISTLEKKCVAAEVESKKHADRASELEAEVEAFQMKSSSLEVALEETKEKEKELSQCLNNVTEEKKNLEDVYTNSVEKLAETENLLEVLRNELNATQQRLEGIENDLTAAGLKESEVMEKLKSAEEQLEQQGRVLEQATARSIELESLHDTLKRDSELKIQEATGKFVTRDSEAQTLNEKLRALEDQLKSYEEQIAKSTESFSAVKEELDQVLAKLASSETDNEDLKKKILEAESKAADILSENQQLAETNMLLKNRVSDLEEQLNSAHAEKEASVQQLVSHMNTITELSEQHSRASELQSATEARISETEAKLHEAIQNFSQKESEGIELLDKLQSLEALVKTYEEQAHETATLAETQKVELEQSCKNLSDLESVVEELKGKCTELEKEREGLTQENSELKGKMASNESKLNDLEAKVSAAFAEKNEAVEELTSSKQVIDNLKEQLTSEGQKLQLQLSSILEENNLLNETHQTSKKELQNVIAHLEEQLKELKSSEDSLKSQLEVFQAEIHHKSELQSRIKELEEQLASAEAQLEKEKEAMSNKGLEQEATLKSSSEELQVKSKELLLLQNQVKELEEKLQQADATLKHKDNVEVKSRDIGEMLPIPTKRKSKKKTEVSSTQPSSSEQQVQHIEGSSAMTLKFILGVALVSVIVGIILGKRY, encoded by the exons ATGGAAGCAGAGGCAGCAACCACAGATGTACCAGTGGTACAGGTTTCAGAAAAGATAGAATGCAAAGACGATCCTATTAAG GTGCCCAATGGCGAGGCAGAAGGACAGAAGGAACATGAAGAGTCTGCTTTTGATGGAGAGTTCATAAAAGTAGAAAAGGAAGCTTTGGATTCGAAAGATGATTCACATGCTGCAGCTGAAACTTCTCCTGCAGAAGGCAAAAAGTCTGAAGGGGAGCACAGCTCAAGTATTTCATCGGCTAGCAGAGAATATCTGGAAGCACAAGAAAAAGCTAAAGACCTTGAGCTTGAATTGGAAAGAGTTGCTGGGGCATTAAAAGACATCGAATCTGAAAATGTGAAGTTAAAGGATGAATTGTCGCTCACAAAAGAGAAGATGCAGGAAACTGATAAGAAATTTGAAGGGCTTGAACTTGATCACAAGAAATTGCAAGAGCAAATTGTAGAAGCAGAAAGTAGATATAACACTGAGCTTAAAGCATTACAAGAGGCATTGCAAGCTCAAGAATTGAATAGTAAGGATCATGTTAATGTTAAGGAGGCATTCGACAGGCTTAGCCTCGAGTTTGAAAGCTCAAAGAAAAAGATGGAGGAGCTCGAGCACGAGCTGCTGACTTCTGCAGCTGAGGCCAAAAAGTTTGAGGAGTTGCACAAACAAAGTGGCTCACTTGCAGAATCAGAGACAACGAGGGCCTTAGAGTTTGAGAGATTGCTGGAGTTGTCGAAGCAGAGTGCAAAAGAATTTGAAGACCAGATGGCTTCTTTACAAGAAGAACTCAAGGGCCTAAATGAGAAGATTACTGAAAATCAGAAGGTTGAAGAAGCACTCACATGTACAGCTTCGGAGCTTTCTAGAGTTCAAGGAGAGCTAGAGATCTCAAAATCACAAGTACAAGATATTGAGAGTAAACTTGCATCAAAAGAAGCTCTTATAGATGAATTAAGCCAAGAGTTGGATATTAGAAAAGCTTCTGAATCTCAGGTAAAAGAGGATTTTTCGGCTCTTGAGCTTCTATTATCATCCACTAAAGAAGATCTTCAAGCTAAAGTATCTGAGTTGGAAGACATAAAGTTGAAGCTTCAGGAGGAAGCAGATTTAAAGGAACAATACGATGCTAAACTGAAAAGCCAGGAGACACAACTCTCAGTGTCGCAGGAGGAGCTGGCCAAACTATCTACAGAGAAAGGAGCACTTGAAGCTGCTGTAGCCGAGCTAAACAACACTGTGGTCCAGATGAAGGAATTATGTGGTGATCTAGAGGTGAAATTGCAGCTTTCAGATGAGAATTTCAGCAAAGCAGATTCTCTTctttctcaagctttagcaaACAGTGCCGAGCTAGAACAGAAGCTGAAATCGTTGGAAGAGCTTCACCATGAATCTGGAAATGCCTTAACTACTGCCAACCAGAAAAATGTTGAGCTTGAGGACATGCTACAAGTCTCCAACACTGCGGTAGAAGAAGCAAAATCACTACTTGGAGAAATGGAGAAACGCTGTATTGCAGCTGAAGAAAAGAATGTGGAACtagaacaacaaataaatctGGTGGAACTGAAAAGCAATGATACTAAGAGGGAACTAGAGCAGTTCTCTGGGAAAGTTTCTGAACTAAATGCCATTCTTGAGAAGACCCTGGAAGAAAGGAAACAGTTGGATACTAAATTGCAGGAGTTCGAGGAGAAGATAGCTCATTTGGATTCTGAGTTGGTCAAATCAACTGCTCGTAATTTAGAACTTGAAGCGGAGCTTAAGACTGTCGCTGAGAAGTGCACTGAGCATGAGGGTCGGGCCAACATCACTGATCAACGCAGCCGTGAATTGGAGGACTTGATGCTGGTATCCCACTCGAAAGTAGATGAAGCAGGCAAAAAGGTTAGTGACTTGGAGTTATTGCTCGAAACAGAGAAATATAGGATTCAGGAGCTTGAAGAACAAATAAGCACATTAGAGAAGAAATGTGTGGCAGCAGAAGTAGAATCAAAGAAGCACGCTGACAGGGCATCTGAACTTGAAGCAGAAGTAGAGGCATTCCAAATGAAATCATCAAGCCTTGAGGTTGCTCTGGAGGAGACcaaggagaaagaaaaggaattgaGTCAATGCTTGAACAATGTGACAGAGGAGAAGAAAAACTTAGAGGATGTCTACACGAATTCAGTTGAAAAACTAGCTGAAACAGAAAACCTGCTTGAGGTCCTGCGTAATGAATTGAATGCCACTCAACAGAGACTGGAAGGTATTGAGAACGATCTTACCGCTGCTGGGTTGAAAGAGAGTGAGGTGATGGAAAAGCTAAAGTCAGCGGAAGAGCAGCTTGAGCAACAAGGAAGAGTTTTGGAGCAAGCAACAGCTAGAAGCATAGAGCTAGAGTCATTGCACGATACACTTAAAAGGGATTCGGAGCTCAAAATCCAAGAGGCCACTGGCAAATTTGTTACAAGAGATTCAGAGGCACAAACGTTGAATGAGAAACTGAGGGCTCTTGAAGATCAGCTAAAGAGTTACGAGGAGCAGATTGCTAAATCTACTGAAAGTTTTTCGGCTGTTAAGGAAGAACTGGATCAGGTGTTGGCGAAGCTGGCTTCGTCTGAAACTGATAATGAAGACCTCAAAAAGAAAATCTTGGAGGCAGAGAGTAAAGCTGCAGACATTTTATCTGAAAATCAACAGTTAGCGGAGACGAATATGCTGCTTAAGAACAGGGTGAGTGATCTTGAAGAACAGTTAAACTCAGCCCATGCAGAAAAGGAGGCCAGTGTTCAACAACTAGTTTCTCATATGAACACTATCACAGAACTGTCAGAGCAGCATTCTAGAGCCTCCGAACTTCAATCGGCAACTGAAGCCCGCATCTCAGAAACAGAGGCAAAGCTGCACGAAGCCATTCAAAACTTCAGCCAGAAAGAGTCAGAAGGTATAGAGTTATTGGATAAGCTACAGTCTCTTGAAGCTCTGGTGAAAACATATGAAGAGCAGGCTCATGAAACAGCTACTCTGGCTGAAACTCAAAAGGTGGAACTAGAGCAGAGCTGCAAGAATTTGAGTGATCTTGAAAGCGTCGTTGAAGAGCTGAAAGGGAAGTGTACCGAACTTGAAAAGGAGAGAGAAGGACTAACTCAAGAGAACTCAGAGCTAAAGGGGAAAATGGCCTCAAATGAGTCTAAACTCAATGATTTAGAAGCCAAAGTGTCAGCTGCATTTGCCGAGAAGAATGAAGCAGTTGAAGAGCTTACATCCTCAAAGCAAGTTATAGACAACTTAAAAGAGCAGCTTACCTCTGAAGGCCAAAAGCTACAACTTCAG TTATCATCCATTTTGGAGGAAAACAACTTGCTCAATGAAACACATCAAACCTCCAAGAAGGAGCTGCAAAATGTCATTGCACATCTTGAAGAACAGTTGAAAGAACTCAAGTCAAGTGAAGATTCTCTGAAAAGTCAATTAGAAGTTTTCCAGGCTGAGATTCATCACAAGTCTGAATTGCAAAGCCGTATCAAGGAGCTTGAAGAGCAATTAGCTAGTGCTGAGGCTCAACTGGAAAAGGAG AAAGAGGCTATGTCCAATAAGGGCTTAGAGCAGGAGGCAACTCTGAAGAGTTCATCAGAGGAGCTGCAAGTCAAAAGCAAAGAACTCCTACTTCTACAAAACCAAGTTAAGGAACTTGAGGAGAAACTGCAGCAGGCTGATGCTACATTGAAGCATAAG
- the LOC107802933 gene encoding gamma aminobutyrate transaminase 1, mitochondrial isoform X2 produces the protein MLAPFTAGWQSTDVDPLIIEKSEGSYVYDIKGRKYLDTLAGLWCTALGGNEPRLVDAATKQLNTLPFYHSFWNRTTKPSLDLAKELLDMFTANKMAKAFFTNSGSEANDTQVKLVWYYNNALGRPNKKKFIARAKAYHGSTLISASLTGLPALHQKFDLPAPFVLHTDCPHYWRYHLPGETEEEFSTRLAKNLEDLILKEGPETIAAFIAEPVMGAGGVIPPPATYFDKIQAVVKKYDLLFIADEVICAFGRLGTMFGCDKYNIKPDLVSLAKALSSAYMPIGAVLVSPEVSDVIYSQSNKLGSFSHGFTYSGHPVSCAVALEALKIYKERNMVEKVNTISPKFQEGLKAFSDSPIVGEIRGTGLILATEFANNKSPNDPFPPEWGIGTYFGAQCEKNGMLVRVAGDIIMMSPPFIVTPEEVDELISIYGKALKETEKRVEELKSQK, from the exons ATGTTGGCACCCTTCACTGCTGGGTGGCAAAGTACTGATGTGGATCCTTTGATTATTGAGAAGTCTGAG GGATCCTATGTCTATGACATAAAAGGGAGAAAGTATCTTGATACTCTAGCTGGTTTGTGGTGCACAGCATTAG GGGGAAACGAGCCTCGCCTTGTTGATGCTGCCACTAAGCAATTGAACACATTGCCCTTTTACCATTCATTTTGGAACCGTACTACAAAACCTTCTTTG GATCTTGCGAAGGAGCTTCTGGATATGTTTACTGCAAATAAAATGGCGAAAGCATTTTTTACAAATAGCGGATCAGAAGCCAATGATACCCAG GTGAAGCTGGTATGGTATTACAACAATGCTCTTGGAAggccaaacaaaaagaaatttattGCTCGAGCAAAAGC ATATCACGGTTCAACTCTCATTTCTGCCAGTCTCACTGG TcttcctgcactgcatcaaaaattTGATCTTCCTGCTCCATTTGTACTGCACACTGACTGCCCTCATTATTGGCGCTATCATCTGCCAG GTGAGACGGAGGAGGAGTTCTCAACCAGGTTGGCTAAAAATCTGGAAGATCTTATCCTCAAAGAGGGGCCTGAAACA ATAGCTGCTTTCATTGCTGAACCAGTCATGGGGGCAGGAGGTGTCATACCTCCTCCAGCAACTTATTTTGACAAG ATCCAAGCTGTAGTGAAGAAATATGACCTTCTTTTCATAGCGGATGAGGTCATCTGTGCCTTTGGGAGGCTTGGAACAATGTTTGGCTGTGACAAGTATAACATCAAACCCGATCTTGTCTCCCTAGCCAAG GCTCTTTCTTCTGCATATATGCCAATTGGAGCTGTCCTTGTAAGCCCTGAAGTTTCTGATGTAATATATTCTCAAAGCAATAAACTTG GTTCCTTTTCTCATGGATTCACTTATTCTGGGCATCCTGTGTCGTGCGCGGTGGCATTGGAAGCTCTTAAGATCTACAA GGAACGAAATATGGTTGAGAAAGTAAATACAATATCCCCAAAGTTCCAAGAAGGTCTGAAGGCGTTTTCTGACAGTCCCATAGTCGGAGAG ATTAGGGGAACTGGTTTGATCCTTGCAACGGAGTTTGCCAATAACAAATCTCCCAATGATCCTTTCCCTCCTGAATGGG GTATTGGTACATATTTTGGAGCACAGTGTGAGAAGAATGGTATGTTGGTACGTGTTGCTGGTGATATCATAATGATGTCTCCTCCATTTATAGTGACTCCGGAAGAAGTTGATGAG TTGATTAGCATCTATGGGAAAGCATTAAAGGAAACTGAAAAGAGGGTGGAAGAACTCAAGTCTCAGAAGTAA